The following coding sequences are from one Bradyrhizobium sp. WSM471 window:
- the ribH gene encoding 6,7-dimethyl-8-ribityllumazine synthase, with product MADARRAPLKDQTDISGARALIVEARFYDDLQDAMLEGAVAELKAAGLTHDVITVPGALEIPAAIAIAVDAAAANGKPYDAAIALGCVIRGDTIHFEIVSQESSRALMDLAVARKLPLGNGILTVNTEAQAWARARASELNKGGDAARAAIAMLRIKRRLARA from the coding sequence ATGGCAGACGCGCGGCGCGCACCCCTGAAGGACCAGACCGACATCTCCGGCGCACGCGCGCTGATTGTCGAGGCGCGGTTCTATGACGATCTCCAGGACGCGATGCTCGAAGGCGCGGTGGCAGAGCTGAAGGCGGCCGGTCTGACCCACGATGTCATCACGGTTCCCGGCGCACTGGAGATTCCTGCGGCGATCGCCATCGCGGTTGATGCCGCGGCCGCCAATGGCAAGCCCTATGACGCCGCGATTGCGCTCGGCTGCGTGATCCGTGGCGACACCATCCATTTCGAGATCGTCTCGCAGGAATCCTCGCGCGCGCTGATGGACCTGGCGGTGGCGCGCAAGCTGCCGCTCGGCAACGGCATTCTCACTGTCAACACCGAGGCGCAGGCCTGGGCGCGGGCGCGCGCCAGCGAGCTGAACAAGGGCGGCGATGCCGCGCGGGCCGCGATTGCGATGCTGCGCATAAAGCGCCGGCTGGCGCGGGCTTGA
- the ldtR gene encoding transcriptional regulator LdtR, translating into MMKAVATAADTAERVSGQQGSVQTLYLEALTLVERLHRRLLDVIKDEFDRRGRADINSVQALLLYNIGDKELTAGELRTRGYYLGSNVSYNLKKLVELGFLDHQRSRVDRRSVRIRLTPQGQEVRRIVDSLYQKHVKTVEQVGGISGEEFSTLNKSLHRLERFWTDQILYRL; encoded by the coding sequence ATGATGAAAGCCGTCGCAACTGCGGCAGATACCGCAGAGCGCGTCTCCGGCCAGCAGGGTTCGGTGCAGACGCTCTATCTGGAAGCTTTGACTCTGGTGGAGCGGCTGCATCGCCGGCTGCTCGACGTCATCAAGGACGAGTTCGATCGCCGCGGCCGTGCGGACATCAACTCGGTGCAGGCGCTGCTGCTCTACAACATCGGCGACAAGGAGCTGACCGCGGGCGAACTGCGCACGCGCGGTTATTACCTCGGCTCCAACGTCTCCTACAATCTGAAGAAGCTCGTCGAACTGGGCTTCCTCGATCATCAGCGCTCGCGCGTCGATCGCCGCTCGGTGCGCATCCGCCTGACGCCGCAGGGCCAGGAAGTCCGCCGCATCGTCGACTCGCTCTACCAGAAGCACGTCAAGACGGTCGAGCAGGTCGGTGGCATCTCGGGCGAGGAGTTCTCGACCCTGAACAAGTCGCTGCACCGCCTCGAGCGGTTCTGGACCGACCAGATCCTGTATCGTCTCTGA
- a CDS encoding riboflavin synthase, with amino-acid sequence MFTGIVTDIGEIVGFTPRAQGQLHRLRIACRYDQTSIADGASIACNGVCLTVVASGVEGGKDSAQRTWFDVDAAAETLALTTAKHWRVGTRLNLERALKIGDELGGHIVAGHADGIATLVSREDLPDMARFELSTTRELARFIATKGSITLDGVSLTVNTVKDVTFSVLIIPHTLTVTTIGGWKAGDDVNIEVDLMARYAARLTEMK; translated from the coding sequence ATGTTCACCGGCATTGTCACCGATATCGGCGAGATCGTCGGCTTCACACCGAGGGCGCAGGGCCAGTTGCATCGGCTGCGCATCGCCTGCCGCTACGACCAGACCAGCATTGCCGACGGCGCCTCGATCGCCTGCAATGGCGTCTGCCTGACGGTGGTTGCTTCCGGTGTCGAAGGCGGCAAGGACTCTGCTCAAAGGACCTGGTTCGACGTCGATGCCGCGGCCGAGACGCTGGCGCTGACGACGGCCAAGCACTGGAGGGTCGGCACCAGGCTCAATCTCGAGCGTGCGCTCAAGATCGGCGACGAGCTTGGCGGGCATATCGTCGCCGGCCATGCCGATGGCATCGCGACCCTCGTCAGCCGCGAGGATCTGCCCGACATGGCGCGGTTCGAGCTCTCCACGACGCGGGAGCTGGCGCGGTTCATCGCGACCAAGGGCTCGATCACGCTCGATGGCGTGTCGCTGACGGTTAATACGGTGAAGGACGTGACCTTTTCGGTGCTGATCATCCCGCACACCCTCACGGTCACGACGATCGGCGGCTGGAAGGCGGGGGATGACGTCAATATCGAGGTCGATCTGATGGCCCGCTATGCGGCGCGGCTGACGGAAATGAAGTGA
- the thiL gene encoding thiamine-phosphate kinase, producing the protein MTSPHNPSAEDSLIARYFKPLATDPGALGLVDDAAILQALGSDIVVTTDAVVEGVHYLAADPPDTIARKALRVNLSDLAAKGAAPAGFVLTLALRSKEDAWLRPFADALGEDAKTFACPLLGGDTVSTPGPQMISITAFGRVPQGRMVGRTGAKPGDRILVTGTIGDAALGLDVLKGGAVANALASDPHARETLISRYRVPQPRNALAQAVRDHATAAMDVSDGLAGDLTKLCAASGVSATIEVTSVPLSTAAAGLIAGKVVSVETLLAGGDDYEVLCTVPPAQSDTLIALGRAAGLAVTAIGTIVAGHERPRFLDGQGQELVLKRLSYSHF; encoded by the coding sequence ATGACCAGCCCGCACAACCCCTCCGCCGAAGACTCCCTCATCGCGCGCTATTTCAAGCCGCTGGCGACTGATCCCGGCGCGCTGGGGCTGGTGGACGATGCCGCCATCCTGCAGGCGCTCGGCAGCGACATCGTCGTCACCACCGACGCGGTGGTCGAGGGCGTGCATTATCTTGCCGCCGATCCGCCCGATACCATCGCGCGCAAGGCGCTGCGGGTGAACCTGTCCGATCTCGCCGCCAAGGGGGCCGCGCCGGCCGGCTTCGTGCTGACACTGGCGCTGCGTAGCAAGGAAGACGCCTGGCTCAGGCCGTTCGCGGACGCGCTCGGCGAGGATGCGAAAACCTTCGCCTGTCCGCTGCTCGGCGGCGACACGGTGTCGACGCCGGGGCCGCAGATGATCTCGATTACCGCCTTTGGCCGCGTGCCGCAGGGGCGGATGGTCGGCCGCACCGGCGCGAAGCCGGGCGACCGTATCCTGGTGACGGGAACGATCGGCGACGCCGCGCTTGGCCTCGACGTGCTCAAGGGCGGTGCGGTCGCGAATGCGCTGGCCTCCGATCCGCACGCGCGCGAGACGCTGATCTCGCGCTATCGCGTGCCGCAGCCGCGCAACGCTCTCGCGCAGGCCGTGCGCGACCATGCGACGGCTGCGATGGATGTCTCCGACGGGCTTGCCGGAGATCTGACCAAGCTCTGTGCGGCGTCAGGCGTCTCGGCCACGATCGAGGTGACGAGCGTGCCGCTCTCGACCGCTGCGGCCGGCCTGATCGCGGGCAAGGTCGTTTCCGTCGAGACGCTGCTTGCCGGGGGTGACGATTACGAGGTGCTGTGCACCGTTCCGCCGGCGCAAAGCGACACCCTGATTGCCTTGGGGCGGGCGGCAGGCCTTGCCGTCACGGCCATCGGCACGATCGTCGCGGGCCATGAGCGGCCGCGCTTCCTGGACGGGCAGGGCCAGGAGCTGGTCTTGAAGCGGCTGTCCTACAGCCACTTCTAG
- a CDS encoding DUF6163 family protein, which translates to MSEISTRDAARDSTRDAVRDNARDSAMSVAAISSERAESDDNVWTRRLVLFLRVMALLSILKGLYHWAQVTGFVGGEDEAFENQSMAWQASTIYFAVIELVAAVGLWLATPWGAVVWLTTVVSMAVIELMFPGIYGGSLVVVGVEAFMLAAYLALAWMAARERPP; encoded by the coding sequence ATGTCCGAGATTTCCACCCGCGATGCGGCCCGCGACAGCACCAGGGACGCCGTCCGAGACAATGCCCGAGACAGTGCAATGTCGGTGGCGGCGATCTCGTCGGAGCGAGCCGAGTCCGACGACAATGTCTGGACGCGCCGGCTCGTGCTGTTCCTGCGAGTCATGGCGCTGCTCTCGATCCTCAAGGGCCTTTATCATTGGGCTCAGGTCACCGGTTTCGTCGGCGGCGAGGACGAGGCCTTCGAGAACCAGTCGATGGCCTGGCAGGCCTCGACCATCTACTTCGCCGTGATCGAACTCGTTGCCGCGGTTGGGCTGTGGCTGGCCACGCCTTGGGGCGCCGTGGTGTGGCTGACGACCGTAGTGTCGATGGCGGTGATCGAGCTGATGTTCCCGGGCATCTACGGCGGCAGCCTGGTCGTGGTCGGGGTCGAAGCCTTCATGCTGGCCGCCTATCTCGCACTCGCCTGGATGGCCGCACGCGAACGGCCGCCATAG
- the nusB gene encoding transcription antitermination factor NusB, whose translation MADNNKKPPAGTEKKANRRGAARLAAVQALYQMDIGGAGINDIFAEFESHWLGNEVEGDTYLPAEAAFFRDVVSGVVRDQKKLDPLIDEALSKGWPLKRIEAILRAVLRAGAYELEHRKDVPGRVVVSEYVDVANAFVDREETGMVNAVLDQIGRQFRGDEFGRG comes from the coding sequence ATGGCCGATAACAACAAGAAGCCGCCGGCTGGCACGGAGAAGAAAGCGAACCGGCGCGGTGCGGCGCGGCTCGCGGCCGTGCAGGCGCTGTATCAGATGGATATCGGCGGCGCCGGCATCAACGACATTTTTGCAGAGTTCGAAAGCCACTGGCTCGGCAACGAGGTCGAGGGCGACACATATCTCCCGGCGGAAGCGGCGTTCTTCCGCGACGTCGTCTCCGGCGTCGTGCGCGACCAGAAGAAGCTCGATCCGCTGATCGACGAGGCGCTGTCGAAGGGCTGGCCGTTGAAGCGCATCGAAGCGATCCTGCGCGCGGTGCTGCGGGCAGGGGCGTACGAATTGGAACACCGCAAGGACGTGCCGGGCCGCGTCGTCGTATCCGAATATGTCGACGTCGCCAATGCCTTCGTCGACCGCGAGGAGACCGGCATGGTCAACGCGGTGCTCGACCAGATTGGCCGCCAGTTTCGCGGTGACGAGTTCGGGCGGGGGTAG
- the ribD gene encoding bifunctional diaminohydroxyphosphoribosylaminopyrimidine deaminase/5-amino-6-(5-phosphoribosylamino)uracil reductase RibD: MIFRILEDQFAQKARESRDADRRFMELALALGRRGQGRTWPNPAVGAVIVKDGVIVGRGWTQPGGRPHGEPEALRRAGEAARGATLYVTLEPCSHVGKSPPCADAVIAAGITRVVAAIEDPNPEVAGQGHARLRAAGITVDVGLCAREAAFDHAGHFRRIRDHRPHVILKLAVSPDGKIGAAGGKPVAITGEAARDRVHLLRASSDAILVGIGTVLADDPQLDCRLPGMAARSPVRVVLDQSLRIPGASKLVGSAREIPLWVVGSELAEAAAATRLGAAGAQVIRVPPGNASGLDLAAVLHALAGKGITRLMVEGGSRVAASFIAADLVDEIWLFRGAEAVGADGVDALAALPLSKITQSQAYKVHASETFDQDTLTIYERA; the protein is encoded by the coding sequence ATGATCTTCCGCATCCTGGAAGATCAATTCGCGCAAAAGGCGCGCGAGTCCAGGGATGCCGACCGGCGCTTCATGGAGCTTGCGCTGGCGCTCGGCAGGCGCGGGCAGGGACGTACCTGGCCCAATCCCGCCGTCGGCGCCGTCATCGTCAAGGACGGCGTGATCGTCGGCCGCGGCTGGACCCAACCAGGCGGACGGCCGCATGGCGAGCCTGAAGCGCTACGGCGTGCGGGCGAGGCCGCGCGCGGCGCCACGCTCTACGTCACGCTGGAGCCGTGCTCGCATGTCGGCAAGTCGCCGCCGTGCGCCGACGCCGTGATCGCCGCCGGCATCACGCGGGTGGTGGCCGCGATCGAGGATCCCAATCCGGAAGTCGCGGGTCAGGGCCATGCGCGCCTGCGCGCCGCCGGAATCACGGTGGATGTGGGTCTGTGCGCGCGCGAAGCCGCCTTTGATCATGCCGGGCATTTCCGTCGCATCAGGGATCACCGCCCGCATGTGATCCTGAAGCTCGCGGTCTCGCCCGACGGCAAGATCGGCGCAGCCGGCGGCAAGCCGGTCGCGATCACCGGCGAGGCGGCGCGCGACCGGGTGCATCTTCTGCGCGCCTCGAGCGACGCCATCCTGGTCGGCATCGGCACGGTGCTGGCGGACGATCCGCAGCTCGACTGCCGCCTGCCGGGCATGGCGGCGCGCTCACCGGTGCGCGTGGTGCTCGATCAGAGCCTGCGCATTCCCGGCGCGAGCAAGCTCGTTGGCTCCGCGCGCGAGATTCCGCTGTGGGTGGTGGGTTCTGAACTCGCGGAGGCCGCGGCCGCCACGCGGCTCGGTGCCGCCGGCGCGCAGGTGATCCGGGTGCCGCCCGGCAACGCCTCGGGTCTCGATCTTGCGGCCGTGCTGCATGCCTTGGCCGGGAAGGGCATCACGCGGCTGATGGTCGAGGGCGGCAGCCGCGTCGCGGCGTCCTTCATCGCCGCCGACCTCGTTGACGAGATCTGGCTGTTCCGCGGCGCGGAGGCGGTGGGCGCCGACGGGGTGGATGCGCTCGCTGCATTGCCGCTGTCGAAAATCACGCAGTCGCAGGCCTACAAGGTTCATGCTAGCGAGACCTTCGATCAGGATACTCTCACCATCTACGAGCGCGCGTAA
- the nrdR gene encoding transcriptional regulator NrdR, which produces MRCPNCNSLDTQVKDSRPTEDSSVIRRRRVCVACNFRFTTFERVQLRELTVIKRNGRRVPFDRDKLMRSVSISLRKRQVEPERVEKMVSTIVRELETGGEAEISSEVIGETVMEHLRTLDDVAYVRFASVYRNFREAKDFADVLGELSGEEEARLAAIRK; this is translated from the coding sequence ATGCGCTGCCCGAACTGCAACAGTCTCGATACGCAGGTGAAGGACTCGCGTCCGACCGAAGACTCTTCCGTGATCCGCAGGCGGCGCGTGTGCGTCGCCTGCAATTTCCGCTTCACCACCTTCGAGCGGGTGCAGCTGCGCGAGCTCACCGTGATCAAGCGCAACGGCCGCCGCGTGCCGTTCGACCGCGACAAGCTGATGCGCTCGGTGTCGATCAGCTTGCGCAAGCGGCAGGTCGAGCCTGAAAGGGTGGAGAAGATGGTCTCCACCATCGTGCGCGAGCTCGAGACCGGGGGCGAGGCCGAAATCTCCTCGGAGGTGATCGGCGAGACCGTGATGGAGCATCTGCGCACGCTCGACGACGTCGCCTATGTCCGCTTCGCCTCGGTCTACCGCAATTTCCGCGAGGCCAAGGATTTCGCCGACGTGCTTGGCGAGCTCTCCGGTGAGGAGGAAGCGCGGCTCGCCGCGATCCGCAAATGA
- the hemB gene encoding porphobilinogen synthase, which translates to MAIKYGRPIELREVSRRDGTGASPALDLTVRPRRNRKAEWARRMVRENVLTTDDLIWPLFLIDGNNKREQIASMPGVERLSVDQAVRDAERAMKLTIPCLALFPYTDPSLRDEEGSEATNPNNLVCQAVRAIKKEFPEIGILCDVALDPFTSHGHDGLISDGKILNDETVAVLVRQALVQAEAGCDIIAPSDMMDGRVAAIREGLDRTGLLDVQIMAYAAKYASAFYGPFRDAIGSAKTLTGDKRTYQMDSANTDEALREVELDISEGADMVMVKPGMPYLDVVRRVKDTFAMPTFAYQVSGEYAMIAAAANNGWLDGDRAMMESLLAFKRAGADGVLSYFAPKAAEKLRAQG; encoded by the coding sequence ATGGCGATCAAATACGGACGTCCGATCGAATTGCGCGAGGTCTCGCGCCGGGATGGCACTGGGGCCTCCCCTGCCCTCGATCTGACCGTCCGCCCGCGCCGCAACCGCAAGGCCGAATGGGCCCGGCGCATGGTGCGCGAGAACGTGCTCACGACGGACGATCTGATCTGGCCGCTGTTCCTGATCGATGGCAACAACAAGCGCGAGCAGATCGCCTCGATGCCGGGCGTTGAGCGTCTCAGCGTCGACCAGGCCGTGCGCGACGCCGAGCGCGCGATGAAGCTCACCATCCCCTGCCTCGCGCTGTTTCCCTACACCGACCCGTCCCTGCGCGACGAGGAGGGCTCGGAAGCCACCAACCCGAACAATCTGGTCTGCCAGGCGGTGCGCGCGATCAAGAAGGAGTTTCCGGAGATCGGCATTCTCTGCGACGTCGCGCTCGATCCCTTCACCAGCCACGGCCATGACGGCCTGATCTCCGACGGCAAGATCCTGAACGACGAAACCGTCGCCGTGCTGGTGCGTCAGGCCCTGGTGCAGGCCGAAGCCGGCTGCGACATCATCGCGCCGTCCGACATGATGGACGGCCGCGTCGCCGCGATCCGCGAGGGCCTGGATCGCACCGGCCTGCTCGACGTGCAGATCATGGCCTATGCCGCAAAATACGCCTCCGCCTTCTACGGCCCGTTCCGCGACGCCATCGGCTCGGCCAAGACGCTCACCGGCGACAAGCGCACCTACCAGATGGACAGCGCCAACACCGACGAGGCGCTCCGCGAGGTCGAGCTCGACATTTCCGAGGGCGCCGACATGGTGATGGTCAAACCCGGCATGCCCTATCTCGACGTCGTCCGCCGCGTGAAGGACACGTTCGCCATGCCGACCTTCGCCTACCAGGTCTCCGGCGAATACGCGATGATCGCGGCCGCCGCCAACAATGGCTGGCTCGACGGCGACCGCGCCATGATGGAGAGCCTGCTGGCGT
- a CDS encoding sodium-translocating pyrophosphatase produces the protein MTALWLIVLCGVLSVVYAIWATSSVLSADAGSPRMQEIAAAVREGAQAYLRRQYTTIGMVGIVIFVLLAYFLGLYVAIGFAIGAILSGAAGFIGMNVSVRANVRTAQAATTSLAGGLELAFKAGAITGMLVAGLALLGVTLYFGFLVHSLKLAPDSRVVIDAMVALGFGASLISIFARLGGGIFTKGADVGGDLVGKVEAGIPEDDPRNPATIADNVGDNVGDCAGMAADLFETYAVTAVATMVLAAIFFAKTPILADMMTLPLAIGGICIITSIIGTFFVKLGPSQSIMGALYKGLIATGVLSLVGIAGVIYYLIGFGKLAGVDYTGMALFECGVVGLAVTALIIWITEYYTGTDYRPVKSIAQASVTGHGTNVIQGLAISMESTALPAIVIIAGILVTHSLAGLFGIAIATATMLALAGMVVALDAFGPVTDNAGGIAEMAGLPKEVRKSTDALDAVGNTTKAVTKGYAIGSAGLGALVLFAAYNEDLKFFIADSAHHAYFAGVKPDFSLNNPYVVVGLLFGGLLPYLFGAMGMTAVGRAASAIVEEVRRQFREKPGIMQGTDKPDYGKAVDLLTKAAIKEMIIPSLLPVLSPIFVYFVIYAIAGGGAAGKSAAFSAVGAMLLGVIVTGLFVAISMTSGGGAWDNAKKYIEDGHFGGKGSDAHKAAVTGDTVGDPYKDTAGPAVNPMIKITNIVALLLLAILAH, from the coding sequence ATGACAGCATTATGGTTGATTGTGCTCTGCGGAGTGCTTTCCGTCGTCTACGCGATCTGGGCGACGTCTTCGGTTTTGAGCGCGGATGCGGGGTCTCCGCGAATGCAGGAAATCGCGGCAGCGGTGCGCGAAGGCGCACAGGCCTACCTGCGGCGTCAATACACCACGATCGGCATGGTCGGCATCGTCATCTTCGTGCTGCTCGCCTATTTCCTGGGGCTCTATGTCGCGATCGGTTTTGCCATCGGCGCGATCCTGTCGGGGGCGGCCGGCTTCATCGGCATGAACGTCTCGGTCCGCGCCAATGTGCGCACCGCGCAGGCGGCGACGACGTCGCTCGCGGGTGGTCTCGAGCTTGCCTTCAAGGCGGGCGCCATCACCGGCATGCTGGTGGCGGGCCTCGCGCTGCTCGGCGTGACCCTCTATTTCGGCTTCCTGGTCCATTCGCTGAAGCTTGCGCCTGACAGCCGCGTCGTCATCGACGCCATGGTGGCGCTCGGCTTCGGCGCCTCGCTGATCTCGATCTTCGCCCGTCTCGGCGGCGGCATCTTCACGAAGGGTGCGGACGTCGGCGGCGACCTCGTCGGCAAGGTCGAGGCCGGCATTCCCGAGGACGATCCGCGCAACCCGGCCACCATCGCCGACAATGTCGGCGACAATGTCGGCGACTGCGCCGGCATGGCCGCCGACCTGTTCGAGACCTATGCGGTGACCGCGGTTGCCACCATGGTCCTGGCGGCGATCTTCTTCGCCAAGACGCCGATCCTGGCCGACATGATGACGTTGCCGCTCGCCATCGGCGGCATCTGCATCATCACCTCGATCATCGGCACCTTCTTCGTGAAGCTCGGGCCGAGCCAGTCGATCATGGGCGCCCTGTACAAGGGTCTGATCGCAACCGGCGTCCTGTCGCTGGTCGGCATCGCCGGCGTGATCTATTACCTGATCGGCTTCGGCAAGCTCGCCGGCGTCGATTACACCGGCATGGCGCTGTTCGAATGCGGCGTGGTCGGCCTCGCCGTCACCGCGCTGATCATCTGGATCACCGAATACTACACCGGCACCGACTATCGTCCCGTCAAGTCGATCGCCCAGGCCTCGGTGACCGGCCACGGCACCAACGTGATCCAGGGCCTCGCCATCTCGATGGAGTCGACTGCGCTGCCCGCGATCGTCATCATCGCCGGCATCCTGGTCACCCACAGCCTCGCCGGCCTGTTCGGCATCGCGATCGCGACCGCCACGATGCTGGCGCTCGCCGGGATGGTCGTCGCGCTCGACGCGTTCGGTCCGGTGACCGACAACGCCGGCGGCATTGCCGAGATGGCCGGCCTGCCGAAGGAGGTTCGCAAGTCGACCGACGCGCTCGATGCGGTCGGCAACACCACCAAGGCGGTGACCAAGGGCTACGCGATCGGCTCCGCCGGTCTCGGCGCCCTGGTGCTGTTCGCGGCCTACAACGAGGATCTCAAGTTCTTCATTGCGGACTCCGCGCACCACGCCTACTTCGCCGGCGTCAAACCGGACTTCTCGCTCAACAACCCCTACGTCGTGGTGGGCCTGTTGTTCGGCGGTCTCTTGCCCTACCTGTTCGGCGCGATGGGCATGACCGCCGTGGGCCGCGCGGCGAGCGCGATCGTCGAGGAGGTCCGCCGACAATTCCGCGAGAAGCCGGGCATCATGCAAGGCACCGACAAGCCGGATTACGGTAAGGCAGTCGATCTTTTGACGAAGGCGGCGATCAAGGAAATGATCATCCCCTCGCTGCTTCCGGTGCTGTCACCGATCTTCGTCTACTTCGTGATCTATGCAATCGCGGGGGGCGGGGCGGCCGGCAAGTCGGCGGCGTTCTCGGCCGTCGGCGCGATGCTGCTCGGCGTAATCGTGACGGGCCTGTTCGTCGCGATCTCCATGACCTCGGGCGGCGGCGCCTGGGACAACGCCAAGAAGTACATCGAAGACGGTCATTTCGGCGGCAAGGGCAGTGACGCGCACAAGGCGGCCGTCACCGGTGACACCGTCGGCGATCCTTACAAGGACACGGCCGGCCCGGCGGTGAACCCGATGATCAAGATCACCAATATCGTTGCCTTGCTGCTGCTTGCGATCCTGGCGCACTGA
- the glyA gene encoding serine hydroxymethyltransferase, whose amino-acid sequence MTFAKTASAPDSFFTASLEQADPEIAAAIKGELGRQRHEVELIASENIVSRAVLEAQGSVMTNKYAEGYPGARYYGGCEWVDVAENLAIDRAKKLFGANFANVQPNSGSQMNQAVFLALLQPGDTFMGLDLAAGGHLTHGSPVNMSGKWFKAAHYTVRREDQIIDMDAVAKQAAEVKPKLIVAGGSAYSRAWDFKRFREIADSVGAYLLVDMAHFAGLVAGGVHASPVPYAHITTTTTHKSLRGPRGGLMLWNDEALTKKFNSAIFPGLQGGPLMHVIAAKAVAFAEALRPDFKVYAKNVVENAKALAEAMKGHGFDIVSGGTDNHLMLVDLRPKGLKGNASEKALVRAAITCNKNGIPFDPESPFVTSGIRLGTPAATTRGFGVAEFQQVGGMIAEVLNAIAQSSDGKAPLVEAAIKERVKALTDRFPIYQ is encoded by the coding sequence ATGACCTTCGCCAAAACCGCCTCCGCGCCCGATTCGTTTTTCACCGCCTCGCTCGAGCAGGCTGACCCGGAAATCGCAGCCGCCATCAAGGGCGAGCTCGGCCGCCAGCGTCACGAGGTCGAGCTGATCGCCTCCGAGAACATCGTCAGCCGTGCCGTGCTGGAAGCGCAGGGTTCGGTGATGACCAACAAATATGCGGAAGGCTATCCGGGCGCGCGCTACTACGGCGGTTGTGAGTGGGTCGACGTCGCCGAGAACCTCGCGATCGATCGCGCCAAGAAGCTGTTCGGCGCCAACTTCGCCAATGTGCAGCCGAACTCCGGCAGCCAGATGAACCAGGCAGTGTTTCTGGCGCTGCTTCAGCCCGGCGACACCTTCATGGGCCTCGATCTTGCGGCCGGCGGCCATCTCACCCACGGCTCCCCCGTCAACATGAGCGGCAAGTGGTTCAAGGCCGCGCACTACACCGTGCGCCGCGAGGACCAGATCATCGACATGGACGCCGTCGCCAAGCAGGCCGCGGAGGTCAAGCCGAAGCTGATCGTGGCCGGCGGCTCGGCCTATTCGCGCGCCTGGGACTTCAAGCGCTTCCGCGAGATCGCGGACAGCGTCGGCGCGTACCTGCTGGTCGACATGGCGCACTTCGCCGGTCTCGTCGCCGGCGGCGTGCATGCCTCGCCCGTGCCGTATGCGCACATCACCACCACGACGACGCACAAGTCGCTGCGCGGACCCCGCGGCGGCCTGATGCTATGGAATGACGAGGCGCTGACCAAGAAATTCAACTCGGCGATCTTCCCGGGATTGCAGGGCGGACCCTTGATGCATGTGATCGCGGCGAAGGCGGTCGCCTTTGCCGAGGCGCTGCGGCCGGACTTCAAGGTCTATGCCAAGAACGTCGTCGAGAACGCCAAGGCGCTGGCCGAGGCGATGAAGGGCCACGGCTTCGACATTGTCTCCGGCGGCACCGATAATCATCTGATGCTGGTTGACCTCCGGCCGAAGGGCCTGAAGGGCAACGCCTCGGAGAAGGCGCTGGTTCGCGCCGCCATCACCTGCAACAAGAACGGCATTCCGTTCGACCCCGAGTCACCGTTTGTCACCTCCGGTATTCGTCTGGGCACGCCGGCGGCGACCACCCGCGGGTTCGGCGTTGCCGAATTCCAGCAGGTCGGCGGCATGATCGCCGAAGTCCTCAACGCGATCGCACAATCTTCCGACGGCAAGGCGCCGCTGGTCGAAGCCGCGATCAAGGAACGGGTCAAGGCGCTCACCGACCGTTTCCCGATCTATCAGTAA